The Corynebacterium callunae DSM 20147 genomic sequence CAAGCCAATGCCACTGAATTTGGTTTGGCAGCTTATGGTTTCAGTGAAAATGTGCGTGCTGCGCAGTACCTGGCACAGCACCTGGAAGCTGGAATGGTGGGCATCAACCGTGGCGCAATTTCAGATCCGGCTGCTCCTTTTGGAGGCATTGGTCAGTCCGGTTTTGGCCGTGAAGGCGGCACCGAAGGAATCGAAGAATACCTTTCCGTTCGTTATATCGCTTTGCCTTAAATCCTCCCTCGCTTAATTTCATGTGCGTTATCGACACAAAGGAAAAACCATGAGCACCGAACCTCTCTCCACAGCAGCTGCTGTGCCGGTAACTTCTGACACCTCGCCGCCTGCGGAGCACACCCCTGAGACCTCCCATGGCCGCAAATACCTCAGCGTTGCCCAAGGTGTGGCGCTAATCTACGGCACCAATATCGGCGCCGGAATCCTCAGCCTTCCTTATGCAGCACGTAATGGTGGTTTCTTGGCATTGGTGGTAGCACTGCTTATCGCTGGTACTTTGACCACCATCTCCATGCTCTACATCGCGGAAGTTTCCCTGCGCACCAATAAGCCACTACAGCTTTCGGGTTTGGCAGAAAAGTATCTGGGACAGTGGGGCCGCTGGCTGATCTTCGTAGCCATTGTGGTTAACAGCATTGGCGCGCTGATTGCCTATGCTTCCGGCTCGGGTTCTCTAATTTCCAATCTCACAGGATTGCCTCCCATCGTGGGTACCTTGGCGTTCTTTGCACTTGGCACCTTCGTAATGGTGAAGGGCTTGCACGCTGCAGGTTTTGTAGAAGGCCTGATCACCACGGGTATGGCATTAATCATTGTTACCTTGTGTGCTTGGACCATCTTGGGACCGGGAATCTACGCGGAAAACCTCATTGTTTTCCATCCTTTCTACATCGTGCCCATCATGAACCTGGCTGTGTTTACCTTCTTGGCACAGTATGTGGTTCCTGAAATTGCCCGCGGCGTAGATCCAGCATCTCCACAAGCAGTGCCACGTTCCATCATCATCGGCATGGTTGCCACCGGCGTCACCCTGGCTGCTGTTCCTTTTGCAGCTCTTGGTTTGCTGGGCACCAACGTCAGTGAAGTTGTCACCCTTTCCTGGGGAGATGCTCTCGGACCTGTTGCTTATTATCTGGCTAACGCCTTTGCTCTCTTGGCTATGTTTACCTCTTTCATTGCCATCGGCTTTACTGCAATGCGCAATGTGTTGGATATTCGCCACTGGCCAGAATCTGGTTGGCAGCGTTCCGTGGCAGTGGCTTTGACAGTCATTCCACCACTGTTGATCTCCATCGCAGGTCTTGGGGGCTTTGTGGCAGCACTTAGTTATGCCGGCGGTTTTGCCGGTGCGACTATGTCCATCATCCCCGTGCTCTTGCTGCGCGCAGCTCGAAAGAATGGTGATAGGCAGCCAGTATGGATGGCAACCTGGCAGGCACACCCAGTACTGCAGTTCCTGCTGATTGCTGTTTATGCGCTGGCTTTTGTTTACTCCGTGCTTGCTATCGTCGGTCTGGTTCCTGCAGGTTGGGCATAAATCCGGCATAAAATTAGCTTAAGATAAGGTAATTCCTTTGGTTTCGCGGTAGCGTAGGTGCTGTGACAGATAACGGCACCGCACAGCACTCACAAAACTCCAAACATGCAGTCATCGTGGGCGCTGGCCCCAATGGTTTAACTACCGGTGCATTGTTAGCCCAAGCAGGCTGGCAAGTAGACATCTATGAAGCGAGCCCCCACCTCGGTGGAGCGGCTCGCTCCCAGTCGTTATTGGGGGAGGGGACCATTAGTGATTTGGGTGCAGCTGCCCATCCTTTTGGAATTGCCTCCCCGGTGTTCTCCAAATTGGGATTAGAAGAACATGGCCTTAAATGGGCGCACTCCAAATATCCCATGGCCCATCCTTTTGATGATGGCCACGCAGCTTTTCTAAAACATGGTGTTAATGACACTGCCCAAGGGTTGGGAGCAGATGCGCGCCATTGGAAGCGTGTACATCGCTCCATTACTAAAAATATTGATAAGCACTTAGAAAATGTCTTAGGTCCGGTGCTGCGTATGCCACCGCATCCTTTGCGGATGGTGCAATTTGGAGCAGCAGCTCTTTTACCAGCGCGCACCTTGGCCAATGCCGCCTTTGAAACTGAAGATGCCCGCGCGCTATTTAGTGGCTCTGCAGTGCACGCCATTACTCCGCCAGATAAGCCACTTACCGCAGCTTTTGGATTGCTTTTTAATGCGCTGGGCATGTCGCGCGGCTGGCCGGTAGCAGTGGGTGGAACTCAAGCAATTGCCGATGCGCTGGCTGCCGTAGTCGCAGAACATGGCGGAAAAATCCATCTAGAAGAGCCCATTGAGGATCTCAGTAGGTTTAAAGCTGCCGATGCCATCGTGTTAAACCTCACGCCAGCGCAGGTATTGCGCCTCAAAGGTGTTGAGGTTGCAGATTCCATTGAGCGCAAAATGAAAAAGTGGCGTTATGGGCCATCTTCTTACAAGATCGATTTCCTCCTTGATGGTCCGATCCCTTGGAAGAATCCCGAGGTAGCCAACGCAACCACAGTGCATGTTTGTGGTTCTGCCGATGAAATCCGCTTGGCTGAAGCAGAAGCCGCCGCCGGACGAATGCCAGATCGCCCCTTTGTTCTGGTGTGTCAACAACAAGCTGCAGATCCTACGCGCGCCCGAGAGGGCAAGCACGTGGTCTGGGCCTACGCACATGTACCGCGGGGTTTCGTCGATAAGCGGGCAGGTGGCCTGATTGCTAATCAGATTGAACGTTTTGCGCCGGGCTTTAGGGACTGCGTTATTCAAGCGGTGACAACTGATGCCAACCAATTAGAGGACTGGAATCCAAATTTGGTGGGCGGTGATGTGGCTGCCGGCGCCACTGATGGTCTGCAGTCTATTGTGCGGATGCCTTCTAAACTTGGCCCCAAAACTTATATGGCGTCGGCGTCTAACGCGCCGGGTGGGGGAGTGCATGGCATGCCGGGCGCGTGGGCCGCGCGCGCCGTGCTAGCTGACCACCATTAAAACGCTTTTCGACGGGCACTAGGTGCGGATTTGTTTATTATGGAAGGCTGCTCTAGAGTAAGTCATCGAAGTTTGAACGATCGGCATTTGGCCGATCGAGCTCAAGGTTCACCGAAGACCGTAGGTCATTTGCAATTATGCGAATCGAAGGATTCCTCTTCAGGAACGGCCCACGCAGGAGACACTTGATCGCCTTAGGTTCCTTTTATGGAATATATTGCGCCCTGTGCTCTTGCACGGGGCTTTTTTCATGAGTTTTTCTTGTGAGTAAAGCTCCGCGGATCAGTAGATTACACATAAGAGGAAAGGAGGCGAAGTAATGGCAAACCCTAAAAATGAAGCAGCTTTGGCAGAGCTCAAGGCACGTTTCGCTGAGACCGACACCGTCGTACTCACCGAGTACCGTGGCTTGACCGTGGCTCAGACCACCGAACTGCGTAAAGCACTGGGATTCGATGTCCAGTACTCCGTCGCCAAGAACACCCTTGTTAAGATCGCCGCTAAAGAAGCTGGCGTCGAGGGCCTTGATGATCTCCTGACCGGTCCGACCGCTGTTGCCTTCATCAAGGGCGAAGCAGTCGATACCGCTAAGGTGCTGAAGAAATTCGGCGAAGAGAACAAGGCATTCGTAGTCAAGGGTGGCTACATGGATGGCAAGGCGCTTAACGCTACTCAGGTTAACGCAATTGCTGAGCTGGACAACCGCGAGACCACTCTCGCAAAGCTTGCCGGCGCCATGAAGGGCAACTTGGCAAAGGCCGCAGGCCTGTTCAACGCTCCTGCTTCCCAGGTCGCACGCCTCGCCGTTGCGCTCCAGGAGAAGAAGGAAGCTTAAGTCGCCATCCGGCGCAAAAGTTTTACCCCATATTTTTTCGGGTGTGTAAACACCCACCAACAGGAAGGATGCCACCATGGCTAAGCTCACCAAGGACGAGCTCATTGAGGCTTTCAAGGAAATGACCCTCATCGAGCTCTCTGAGTTCGTTAAGGAATTCGAAGAGGTCTTCGAAGTTACCGCTGCTGCTCCAGTTGCAGTTGCTGCTGTTGCAGGCGGCGAAGCTGCTGCTGTTGAAGAGAAGGACGAGTTTGACGTCGTTCTCGAAGATGCAGGCGCAAAGAAGATCGGCGTCATCAAGGTTGTCCGTGAGCTCGTCTCCGGTCTTGGTCTGAAGGAAGCTAAGGAGCTCGTTGAGGGCGCACCTAAGGCTATCATCGAGGGCGCAAACAAGGACGACGCTGAGGCTGCTAAGGCTAAGCTCGAAGAGGCTGGCGCAAAGGTCACCCTTAAGTAAGAACTTTCTTACTCTTAAACCCCATCTCCACTGGATTTACTCCAGCTGGGATGGGGTTTTCCCATGTCTAAAAACGGTGGGCGGATTCACGGGCTAGTGGCGTCCATATATAGAGTCAGACAGGCCTTCCGGTAACATCGACGACATGCTGCCTAAATCCAGGATTATCTCCGCGCTCTTGCTCGGAATAGGTGTGGCACTAGTGGTGTGGGGCCTTGTAGCTCCGCGCTTTGTGCATGCCGACGGTCGACTGCCCCTCGACCTCGAGGCCACCACCTATGTGCTTCATGATGCGGACGCCCAGACCACCATTAACTCTGACCCCGCAGCGGGTGTGGTGACCACCCCTGTGACCCGTCAGCTGCATTTTGAGGTTATGGATCCAGCCAGTGCGGAAGAAGCAACCATCCGCATTGGAGATACCTATATGCGCGGCAATCCTGACACCCAAGGCTTTGAACAGGAACGCCTGCTTTCAGCCACGGTGTCCAGCCTGCGTATTGATCGCCTCAGTGGAGAGGTGCTCTCCGATATCTCACTGACCAACCAGCTAGCCAGCCCCACAGTGGAGTATTCCGTGGATGGCATTTGGTTGAAATTCCCCACGGACGCTGCAGCCACCACCTATAACGTGCTTGATCCCACGCTGCGCAAGGCGATGCCAGCTGATTTTGTGGAATCCACTGAGCTTGAGGGCCGCCAGATTATGCACTACCGCCAGGTCATTGATAATGCCAACGTGGCGGAATCCTTTGCCGATTCAAATAACACCACCACCTTGACAAAGGAGGATGGCGGCACCACCACCGGTTATCTTTATCACAATGTCACCCGCGACTTCTGGGTAGATCAAAAGACTGGTTTGTTGGTGGACTTGGCCGAAAATATCAATGATTATTATGGCGACCGCAGCGGGCAAAAATACGAACAAAAACTGCTTTTCGACGCCTCCCTCGACGATGCTGCCGTGGCTGCGCTGGTGCAACAGGCCGCCGAAATTCCCGATGCAGAAGTAATTGAGACCTTAAATAAGGTTGGAATTGGTGTTGGTGCAGTACTAATTTTGCTGGGTCTTTTGGGTAGCTTTGGAGTCTTTGCAAAAAAGCGTCGAAAAGCTTAAAACCCCAGCTGGGGGCACTTTCGCTGAATTTATCTCGCGCCCTAGGGCGCGCTGAATTGCGAAAACTGGGGGGTTATTTGCTAGGGTGCCCTTGTGAAGGCCAAAGCGGAGTGGCCAGAACCGAAGAATGTCCCGTTATCATGTGGGTATCCGGTTTAAGAAATCTCCTCTTTACTTCTGCGCTCATGTGGTATAAGCTGAGTCGTTGCGTTGGAATTTGTGTCTCTTTTTCGTTCCGATAGTCTCAAGACCTTGTTCAAGGTGGTTTGAAAAAACCGATTTGACAAGGTCATTCAGTGCTATCTGAGGTCGAATCGGTTGTGTAAATTCCTCAGCAGACCAATTGCTCAAAATACCAGCGGTGCTGTTTGCGCACGGGCCTTGACCAGCCCCGTGTCACTCACCCGCGTGAGGTGCTGGAAGGACCCATCTTGGCAGTCTCCCGCCAGACCAAGTCAGTCGTCGATATTCCCGGCGCACCGCAGCGTTATTCATTCGCGAAGGTGTCTGCGCCCATTGAGGTGCCCGGGCTACTAGATCTACAACTCGATTCTTACTCTTGGCTGATCGGCACGCCTGAATGGCGCGCTCGTCAGAAAGAAGAGTTCGGCGAGGGAGCCCGCGTAACAAGCGGCCTTGAGAACATTCTCGAGGAACTCTCCCCAATCCAGGATTACTCTGGAAATATGTCCCTAAGCCTTTCGGAGCCACGCTTCGAAGACGTCAAGAACACCATTGACGAGGCTAAAGAAAAAGACATCAACTATGCGGCCCCACTTTATGTGACCGCAGAATTTGTCAATAACACCACCGGTGAAATCAAGTCTCAGACTGTCTTCATCGGCGATTTCCCAATGATGACGGACAAGGGAACGTTCATCATCAATGGAACCGAGCGTGTTGTCGTGAGCCAGCTCGTCCGTTCCCCGGGCGTCTACTTCGACCAGACCATTGACAAGTCCACCGAGCGTCCACTGCACGCCGTGAAGGTTATTCCTTCCCGCGGTGCGTGGTTGGAATTCGACGTGGATAAGCGCGATTCAGTTGGTGTCCGCATCGACCGTAAGCGTCGCCAGCCTGTCACCGTGCTCTTGAAGGCACTGGGCTGGACCACCGAACAGATCACTGAGCGCTTCGGCTTCTCTGAGATCATGATGTCCACCCTGGAGTCCGATGGTGTTGCAAACACCGACGAGGCTCTGCTGGAGATCTACCGCAAGCAGCGTCCAGGCGAGCAGCCTACCCGCGACCTTGCACAGTCCCTCCTGGACAACAGCTTCTTCCGCGCAAAGCGTTATGATCTGGCCCGCGTTGGCCGTTACAAGATCAACCGCAAGCTCGGACTTGGTGGCGACCACGATGGTTTGATGACTCTCACCGAAGAGGACATCGCAACCACCATCGAATACCTCGTGCGTCTGCACGCAGGTGAGCGCGTTATGACTTCCCCTCGTGGTGAAGAGATCCCAGTCGAGACCGACGATATCGATCACTTCGGTAACCGTCGTCTGCGTACTGTGGGCGAATTGATCCAGAACCAGGTTCGCGTCGGCCTCTCCCGTATGGAGCGTGTTGTTCGTGAGCGCATGACCACTCAGGATGCGGAGTCCATCACTCCTACCTCCCTGATCAACGTGCGTCCTGTTTCTGCGGCTATCCGTGAGTTCTTCGGAACTTCCCAGCTGTCTCAGTTCATGGACCAGAACAACTCTTTGTCGGGTCTGACCCACAAGCGTCGTTTGTCAGCTCTTGGCCCGGGTGGTCTGTCCCGTGAGCGCGCCGGCATCGAAGTTCGAGACGTTCACCCTTCTCACTACGGCCGTATGTGCCCAATTGAAACCCCCGAAGGTCCAAACATTGGCCTGATCGGTTCCTTGGCTTCCTATGCTCGAGTGAACCCATTCGGTTTCATTGAGACCCCATACCGTCGCATCGTTGAGGGTAAGCTCACCGACCAGATCGACTACCTCACCGCTGATGAGGAAGATCGCTATGTGGTTGCACAGGCAAACACCAACTATGACGAAGATGGCAACATCACCGACGAAACCGTCACTGTCCGTCTAAAAGATGGTGACATCGCCATGGTTAACCGCGAAGAGGTTGACTACATGGACGTGTCCCCACGTCAGATGGTCTCTGTCGGTACCGCGATGATTCCATTCCTCGAGCACGACGATGCTAACCGTGCCCTCATGGGTGCGAACATGCAGAAGCAGGCCGTGCCACTAGTCCGCGCCGAGGCTCCATTCGTGGGCACCGGTATGGAACAGCGCGCTGCTTATGACGCAGGTGACCTGGTTATTACCCCTGTCGCCGGTGTTGTAGAAAATGTTTCCGCTGACATCATCACCATCATGGCTGATGACGGCAAGCGCGAGACCTACATGCTGCGTAAGTTCCAGCGCACCAACCAGGGCACCAGCTACAACCAGAAGCCTCTGGTTAACCTTGGTGACCGCGTTGAAGCTGGACAGGTTATCGCCGATGGTCCTGGTACCTTCAATGGCGAAATGTCCCTCGGCCGCAACCTGCTGGTTGCTTTCATGCCATGGGAAGGCCACAACTACGAGGATGCAATCATCCTCAACCAGAACATTGTGGAGCAGGACATCCTGACCTCCGTACACATCGAGGAACACGAGATCGATGCCCGCGACACCAAGCTTGGTGCCGAGGAAATCACCCGTGACATTCCTAACGTCTCTGAAGAAGTCCTCAAGGACCTCGACGAGCGCGGTATTGTGCGTATCGGTGCAGATGTTCGTGATGGCGACATTCTGGTTGGCAAGGTCACCCCTAAGGGCGAAACCGAGCTCACCCCAGAAGAGCGTTTGCTGCGCGCCATCTTCGGCGAAAAGGCTCGCGAAGTCCGCGATACCTCCATGAAGGTGCCTCACGGCGAGACCGGCAAGGTCATCGGCGTGCGTCACTTCTCCCGCGAGGATGACGACGATCTAGCCCCAGGTGTCAACGAGATGATTCGTATCTACGTTGCCCAGAAGCGCAAGATCCAGGACGGCGATAAGCTCGCTGGCCGCCACGGTAACAAGGGCGTTGTGGGCAAGATTCTGCCTCAGGAGGATATGCCATTCCTTCCTGACGGAACTCCTGTCGACATCATCTTGAACACCCACGGTGTGCCTCGTCGTATGAACATCGGTCAGGTTCTTGAGACCCACTTGGGTTGGCTAGCTTCTGCTGGTTGGTCCGTGGATCCTGAGGATCCAAAGAACGCTGAGCTCATCAAGACTCTGCCTAAGGAACTTTATGAAGTTCCTGCAGGTTCTTTGACTGCAACCCCAGTGTTCGACGGTGCTTCCAACGAAGAACTCGTAGGCCTGTTGGCTAACTCCCGTCCAAACCGCGATGGCGACGTCATGGTTAACAAGGATGGTAAGGCCACCTTGATGGATGGTCGTTCCGGCGAGCCGTACCCATACCCGGTCTCCATCGGTTATATGTACATGCTTAAGCTGCACCACCTTGTCGACGAGAAGATCCACGCTCGTTCCACCGGTCCATACTCCATGATCACCCAGCAGCCGCTTGGTGGTAAGGCTCAGTTCGGTGGCCAGCGCTTCGGTGAAATGGAGGTGTGGGCAATGCAGGCATACGGCGCTGCTTACACCCTCCAGGAACTGCTGACCATCAAGTCTGACGACGTGGTCGGCCGTGTCAAGGTCTACGAGGCAATTGTTAAGGGCGAGAACATCCCAGATCCCGGTATTCCGGAATCATTCAAGGTTCTCCTCAAGGAGCTCCAGTCGCTGTGCCTTAACGTGGAGGTTCTCTCCGCGGACGGTACTCCAATGGAACTCGCGGGCGACGATGACGACTTCGATCAGGCAGGTGCCTCTTTGGGCATTAACTTGTCTCGTGACGAGCGTTCCGACGCTGATACCGCATAGCAGATCAGAAAACCCACAAGCTAGAAATCAAGCCATACATCCCCCGGTCACCCGACAGGGTCCTGGGGTGAAAGGGAGTTTTACGTGCTCGACGTAAACGTCTTCGATGAGCTCCGCATCGGCCTGGCCACTGCTGACGACATTCGTCGTTGGTCTAAGGGCGAGGTTAAGAAGCCGGAGACCATCAACTACCGAACCCTCAAGCCTGAGAAGGACGGTCTGTTCTGCGAGCGTATCTTCGGTCCTACCCGCGACTGGGAGTGCGCCTGCGGCAAGTACAAGCGCGTCCGCTACAAGGGCATCATCTGTGAGCGCTGTGGCGTTGAGGTCACAAAGTCCAAGGTTCGCCGTGAGCGCATGGGCCACATTGAGCTCGCCGCTCCGGTAACCCACATCTGGTACTTCAAGGGTGTTCCTTCACGCCTTGGTTACCTGTTGGACCTGGCTCCTAAGGATCTCGACCTCATCATCTACTTTGGTGCGAACATCATCACCAGCGTTGATGAAGAGGCTCGCCACAGCGACCAGACCACTCTAGAAGCAGAAATGCTGCTGGAGAAGAAGGACGTTGAGGCAGACGCAGAATCCGATATCGCAGAGCGTGCAGAAAAGCTCGAAGAGGATCTTGCTGAACTTGAGGCTGCTGGCGCTAAGGCTGAAGCACGCCGCAAGGTACAGGCTGCAGCCGATAAGGAAATGCAGCACATCCGTGAGCGCGCTCAGCGCGAGATCGATCGCCTTGATGAGGTCTGGCAGACCTTCATCAAGCTTGCTCCAAAGCAGATGATCCGCGACGAGAAGCTTTACGATGAGCTCATCGACCGCTACGAGGATTACTTCACCGGTGGTATGGGTGCAGAGTCCATCGAGGCTCTTATCCGTAACTTCGACCTCGATGCTGAGGCTGAAGAACTGCGCGACATCATCAACAATGGCAAGGGCCAGAAGAAGATGCGTGCGCTGAAGCGCTTGAAGGTTGTTGCAGCCTTCCAGCGTTCCGGCAACGATCCAGCCGGCATGGTTCTGAATGCGATCCCAGTGATCCCACCAGAGCTGCGCCCAATGGTTCAGCTGGACGGTGGTCGCTTTGCGACCTCCGACCTTAACGACCTCTACCGTCGTGTAATCAACCGCAACAACCGCCTCAAGCGCATGATCGAACTCGGTGCTCCCGAGATCATCGTGAACAACGAGAAGCGCATGCTGCAGGAATCTGTAGACGCACTCTTCGACAATGGTCGTCGTGGTCGTCCAGTGACCGGACCGGGCAACCGTCCATTGAAGTCACTGTCT encodes the following:
- a CDS encoding aromatic amino acid transport family protein, whose amino-acid sequence is MSTEPLSTAAAVPVTSDTSPPAEHTPETSHGRKYLSVAQGVALIYGTNIGAGILSLPYAARNGGFLALVVALLIAGTLTTISMLYIAEVSLRTNKPLQLSGLAEKYLGQWGRWLIFVAIVVNSIGALIAYASGSGSLISNLTGLPPIVGTLAFFALGTFVMVKGLHAAGFVEGLITTGMALIIVTLCAWTILGPGIYAENLIVFHPFYIVPIMNLAVFTFLAQYVVPEIARGVDPASPQAVPRSIIIGMVATGVTLAAVPFAALGLLGTNVSEVVTLSWGDALGPVAYYLANAFALLAMFTSFIAIGFTAMRNVLDIRHWPESGWQRSVAVALTVIPPLLISIAGLGGFVAALSYAGGFAGATMSIIPVLLLRAARKNGDRQPVWMATWQAHPVLQFLLIAVYALAFVYSVLAIVGLVPAGWA
- a CDS encoding phytoene desaturase family protein — protein: MTDNGTAQHSQNSKHAVIVGAGPNGLTTGALLAQAGWQVDIYEASPHLGGAARSQSLLGEGTISDLGAAAHPFGIASPVFSKLGLEEHGLKWAHSKYPMAHPFDDGHAAFLKHGVNDTAQGLGADARHWKRVHRSITKNIDKHLENVLGPVLRMPPHPLRMVQFGAAALLPARTLANAAFETEDARALFSGSAVHAITPPDKPLTAAFGLLFNALGMSRGWPVAVGGTQAIADALAAVVAEHGGKIHLEEPIEDLSRFKAADAIVLNLTPAQVLRLKGVEVADSIERKMKKWRYGPSSYKIDFLLDGPIPWKNPEVANATTVHVCGSADEIRLAEAEAAAGRMPDRPFVLVCQQQAADPTRAREGKHVVWAYAHVPRGFVDKRAGGLIANQIERFAPGFRDCVIQAVTTDANQLEDWNPNLVGGDVAAGATDGLQSIVRMPSKLGPKTYMASASNAPGGGVHGMPGAWAARAVLADHH
- the rplJ gene encoding 50S ribosomal protein L10, with product MANPKNEAALAELKARFAETDTVVLTEYRGLTVAQTTELRKALGFDVQYSVAKNTLVKIAAKEAGVEGLDDLLTGPTAVAFIKGEAVDTAKVLKKFGEENKAFVVKGGYMDGKALNATQVNAIAELDNRETTLAKLAGAMKGNLAKAAGLFNAPASQVARLAVALQEKKEA
- the rplL gene encoding 50S ribosomal protein L7/L12 gives rise to the protein MAKLTKDELIEAFKEMTLIELSEFVKEFEEVFEVTAAAPVAVAAVAGGEAAAVEEKDEFDVVLEDAGAKKIGVIKVVRELVSGLGLKEAKELVEGAPKAIIEGANKDDAEAAKAKLEEAGAKVTLK
- a CDS encoding DUF3068 domain-containing protein — its product is MLPKSRIISALLLGIGVALVVWGLVAPRFVHADGRLPLDLEATTYVLHDADAQTTINSDPAAGVVTTPVTRQLHFEVMDPASAEEATIRIGDTYMRGNPDTQGFEQERLLSATVSSLRIDRLSGEVLSDISLTNQLASPTVEYSVDGIWLKFPTDAAATTYNVLDPTLRKAMPADFVESTELEGRQIMHYRQVIDNANVAESFADSNNTTTLTKEDGGTTTGYLYHNVTRDFWVDQKTGLLVDLAENINDYYGDRSGQKYEQKLLFDASLDDAAVAALVQQAAEIPDAEVIETLNKVGIGVGAVLILLGLLGSFGVFAKKRRKA
- the rpoB gene encoding DNA-directed RNA polymerase subunit beta, which gives rise to MLEGPILAVSRQTKSVVDIPGAPQRYSFAKVSAPIEVPGLLDLQLDSYSWLIGTPEWRARQKEEFGEGARVTSGLENILEELSPIQDYSGNMSLSLSEPRFEDVKNTIDEAKEKDINYAAPLYVTAEFVNNTTGEIKSQTVFIGDFPMMTDKGTFIINGTERVVVSQLVRSPGVYFDQTIDKSTERPLHAVKVIPSRGAWLEFDVDKRDSVGVRIDRKRRQPVTVLLKALGWTTEQITERFGFSEIMMSTLESDGVANTDEALLEIYRKQRPGEQPTRDLAQSLLDNSFFRAKRYDLARVGRYKINRKLGLGGDHDGLMTLTEEDIATTIEYLVRLHAGERVMTSPRGEEIPVETDDIDHFGNRRLRTVGELIQNQVRVGLSRMERVVRERMTTQDAESITPTSLINVRPVSAAIREFFGTSQLSQFMDQNNSLSGLTHKRRLSALGPGGLSRERAGIEVRDVHPSHYGRMCPIETPEGPNIGLIGSLASYARVNPFGFIETPYRRIVEGKLTDQIDYLTADEEDRYVVAQANTNYDEDGNITDETVTVRLKDGDIAMVNREEVDYMDVSPRQMVSVGTAMIPFLEHDDANRALMGANMQKQAVPLVRAEAPFVGTGMEQRAAYDAGDLVITPVAGVVENVSADIITIMADDGKRETYMLRKFQRTNQGTSYNQKPLVNLGDRVEAGQVIADGPGTFNGEMSLGRNLLVAFMPWEGHNYEDAIILNQNIVEQDILTSVHIEEHEIDARDTKLGAEEITRDIPNVSEEVLKDLDERGIVRIGADVRDGDILVGKVTPKGETELTPEERLLRAIFGEKAREVRDTSMKVPHGETGKVIGVRHFSREDDDDLAPGVNEMIRIYVAQKRKIQDGDKLAGRHGNKGVVGKILPQEDMPFLPDGTPVDIILNTHGVPRRMNIGQVLETHLGWLASAGWSVDPEDPKNAELIKTLPKELYEVPAGSLTATPVFDGASNEELVGLLANSRPNRDGDVMVNKDGKATLMDGRSGEPYPYPVSIGYMYMLKLHHLVDEKIHARSTGPYSMITQQPLGGKAQFGGQRFGEMEVWAMQAYGAAYTLQELLTIKSDDVVGRVKVYEAIVKGENIPDPGIPESFKVLLKELQSLCLNVEVLSADGTPMELAGDDDDFDQAGASLGINLSRDERSDADTA